The Streptococcus marmotae genome contains the following window.
ATAGCTCATTAGAAGAAGCTATAAAGATAGACCAATCAAAAGACTTAGTGAAAGCGTTAGAGTGGTCACTGCAAGTGAACCAAGCGATTAAAAATTATAGTGGTCCAGTAGCTGCTTTTCCAGGAGTACGTGAAGTATTAGGGTTGTTGAGTAAGTATGGAAAAGTCTTCGTTGTTTCATCAGCTAATAAGGAGGCAGTTGAGGAAGAATGGCAAGCTCAAGGTTTATTAGAGTTTGTTGATGACTTATACTGTCAGGATCGTGGGAAAAAAGAGGATGTGATTGCTGCTTTGGTAGAGCAAGGATATGTTCAGGATCATATCTTAATGATTGGAGATTCTCCAGGTGATTTAGCAGCTGCAACACAAAATGGTGTTCATTTCTATCCGATTCTAGTTGGGAAAGAAGCGGCTTCATGGGAAGGTCTAAAACAGACTCATAGCCAGAAGTTGCTGAAGAATGAGTGGACGAAGGAATTAGAAGCGGAATTGGTTGGCCAATTTTGGAAGAATTTAGGGAGCTAGAAGGCTTTTTAAATTTTTGAAATGAAAAGGAGAAGTAAAATGGCAAAAATAGTTGATTTACGTAAAAAACCATATCAGTTAAGTGACGATCAGATTGAGTGGGTAGAATCGACCTTAGGAGGTCTGACAGATGAAGAAAAAATTGGACAATTATTTGTCAATTTGTTCTTTTTTGGTGGAGATGCCTTTAGTGGAAATACCTTGACAAACCAAGAGATTATCGAGAAATACCATATTGGAGGCGCCCGCTATATGAATGGTAGTCCTGAACAAGTTCAAGGGTTGATTAATGAGTTGCAAAGCTATTCTAAAGTTCCGTTGCTTGTAGCTGCTAACTGTGATTCTGGGGGAGATGGTGCAGTAAAAGGTGGGACCTATATTTCCTCAGGTGCACAATCAGAAGCGAGTCGTGATACCCGTGTTCCCTATTTAGCAGGACTGGTCTCTGCTCGAGAAGAAACAGCACTGGGTGTCAATGTTAATTTTGATCCTTGTGTGGATATTTTAAAGAACTGGCGCAACACGATTGTGAATACTCGTGCCTATGGAACAACTGCAGAAGATGTAATCACCTATACGAGTGCTTATTTAGATGGTTTAACAGCAGAGCGTGATGTCATTCAGTGTATTAAGCATTTTCCAGGCGATGGCACAGAAGAACGAGATCAGCATTTAGTATTAGGTGTCAATGAGTTATCGCCAGAGGAGTGGGAAGCCTCATTTGGTCAAGTCTATCGGCATCATATTGAACGTGGCGTTGAAATGATTATGGCTGGTCATATTGCTCTTCCCCATTATCAACAACAATTGAATCCAAATCTCAAGGACGAGGATATTTTACCAGCAACCTTAGCACCAGAATTGATTGATGGACTGTTGAAGACCAATCTTGATTTTAATGGTTTAGTGATTACGGATGCCAGTCATATGTTAGGAATGACCGCTGCTATGCGCAGGGAAGATTATGTACCAGGAGCCATTGCCGCAGGTTGTGATATGTTCCTTTTCTTCAATGATATGGACGAGGACTTCCAATTTATGCTGAATGGCTACCGCAAGGGGATTATTTCTGAAGAACGCTTGAACGATGCTGTCCGCCGTATTTTGGGGCTCAAAGCAAAATTAAATCTGCATGTCAAGCAGGCAGAAGGCACTCTATTAAAAACAGCAGAAGACTTAGCTGTTATTGGTTGTGAGGAACATTTGGCTTGGCAAAGAGAAGCTGCAGATAAGGCTATTACGCTGTTAAAAGATACGCAGAAAAATCTGCCAATCAGTCCTGTAACCCACCGCCGTATTCGCCTCTACTACCTTGAAGGAGAAAAAGGTGGCATTATGGCAGCAAGTGATGAAGTCGTTGAAACGATTAAGGCTGCCCTTGAACGCCGAGGTTATGAGGTCACCGTCAATGATGGGAATAGTCGCATTAAAGGCTCTACGCTAGGCTATCGTGAAGAAGTAGATTTGGCCTTGACCATTGCAAATGTTGTAGGCTACGGTGCGCAAAATAACTATCGTATTCAGTGGAAGACAGCTATGGCAAATGAAGTCCCGTGGTATGTCCATGAAGTTCCAACTGTATTTGTGTCATTAAATTACACGACCCATTTGCATGATGTTACAATGGTGAAGACAGCTATCAATGCTTATCACCATAATGCAAATACGATTGAAGCTCTTATCGATAAATTGGAAGGAAAAGCTGATTTTCAAGGTCTTCCAAATGAGCATGTTTGGGCTAAAAAATGGCAAGCAAAATTATAGTAGGCAAAAACTCCTCTATTTTGATGAGAGGAGTTTTCTAGTATTGCCAAATCTTCCTAATTCTGCTAGAATGAAAGTAGTGCTCAGAGGAAATTAACAGCCTGTCTGCTGATTTTCACGGGGTATAGCTGTTTCGTTTTGATTTAGTACTAGGCAACGAATCGCAGGTATAACTTAGGTTAGGCAAGACGAGTTAACGACGTAATAAATGAAAACGAAACGACTATAAAATTGAATAGAAGTCTGCAAGACTAGTACATCTAGGGAAACTGTCTAGGGAGATGAGCCGTGACTGGAAGCTCATTCAGTGAAAATAGGTCGAATTCACTTGCACATGGACTTACAAATAAAGGTTTGCAGTATTGCAAATGAAAACGGATGGTACCGCGTGACAACGCTCCGATTGGGTGTGGTCATGCGTTTTTATTTTGGAGGAAATATGTCAACAATTGAACAACAATTAGCTGAATTAAGACAATCAACACTGGATGAATTGAAAAAGATTCGCTATGAAAATGCCAAGGAATTACAAGACTTACGGGTTGCTGTATTAGGAAAAAAAGGGTCTTTGACAGACTTATTGAAAGGACTCAAGGATCTCTCGAATGATATGAAGCCGATTATCGGAAAACAGGTCAATGAAGTTCGTGACGTCTTGACCAAGGCTTTTGAAGAAACGGCAGTCCTTGTCGAAGCAGAAAAGATTAAGGCACAATTAGCTCAAGAATCAATTGATGTAACCTTACCAGGCCGAAGTGTCAAACAAGGTTATCGTCATGTCTTGACCCAAACGAGTGAAGAAATTGAAGATATTTTCTTAGGAATGGGCTTCCAGATTGTCGATGGTTTTGAAGTAGAAAAGGACTATTACAACTTTGAGCGGATGAACTTGCCAAAAGATCACCCAGCTCGTGACATGCAAGATACTTTCTATATTACTGAGGAAATTCTCATGCGGACCCATACCAGTCCTGTACAAGCACGGACCATGGACCAGCATGATTTTTCAAAGGGTGCTCTCAAAATGATTTCTCCAGGGCGTGTTTTCCGCCGCGATACAGATGATGCAACGCATAGTCATCAATTCCACCAAATTGAGGGCTTGGTTGTCGGAAAAAATGTCTCAATGGGTGACTTAAAAGGCACGCTTGAGATGATTATCAAAAAAATGTTTGGTGAGGATCGTCAGATTCGCTTACGTCCTTCGTATTTCCCATTTACAGAACCGTCCGTTGAAGTGGATGTATCCTGCTTTAAGTGTGGCGGAGATGGCTGTAATGTCTGTAAGAAGACTGGTTGGATTGAGATTTTAGGGGCAGGAATGGTTCACCCACACGTGTTAGAAATGAGTGGCATTGATCCAACAGAATATTCTGGTTTTGCCTTTGGTTTAGGTCAAGAACGGATTGCCATGCTTCGTTATGGAATCAATGATATTCGTGGCTTCTACCAAGGGGATAGCCGTTTTTCTGAACAATTCAAGTAAGGTGTTGCGATGATTAGTGTAGTTGAGAAAAAAGACCTACCTTTGCTCCGTGAAATGGCCATGCAAACCTTTCGCGAAACTTTTGGGGCCTTTATCAAAGAAGCTGATTTGGAGTATTTCTATACCCATGATTTGGCACTTGAAACCTTGGAAAAAGAATGGGAAAATCCAGAATCAGCCCATTACTTTGTCCTTCATGAAGGGCAGCCAGTTGGATTATTGAAGGTGAATTGGGGAGATGCCCAGACCGAGCATGAACTAGAAGATGCGTTTGAAATTCAACGTTTGTATATTTTGCAGTCCCACCAAGGTTATGGTTTGGGAAAGGCCTTATTCGAATTTGCTCTTGAAAAGGCAGTAGCAGGTCAGTTTACCTGGGCTTGGCTAGGAGTTTGGGAGAAGAATTTTAAGGCACAAATTTTTATTTCAAGTATGGATTTGAGCGCTTTAGTGAGCATGAATATGTGACAGGAGATACAGTAGATATTGACTGGCTCCTGAAAAAGCGGATCAGAGAAGAAAAATGAGGAAGTACGATGTTAGTAAGTTATAAATGGTTAAAAGAATTAGTAGATATTGATGTGCCGAGCAAGGAATTGGCGGAAAAGATGTCAACGACAGGAATCGAGGTAGAGGGGGTGACTTCTCCAGCAGATGGTCTGTCAAAAATTGTGGTGGGAGAAATCCTCTCTTGTGAGGATGTGCCAGATACACATCTTCATGTCTGCCAAGTAGATGTCGGTGAAGAAGCGCCACGCCAGATTGTCTGTGGAGCGCCTAATGTCCGTGCGGGAATTAAGGTTATGGTTGCTCTTCCTGGTGCACGTATTGCCGATAATTATAAGATTAAAAAAGGAAAAATCCGTGGCTTGGAATCGCTCGGTATGATTTGTTCTCTAGGCGAGTTGGGGATTTCTGACTCGGTTATTCCAAAAGAATTTGCGGACGGTATCCAGATTTTACCGGCTGATGCGGTCAATGGTGATGAAGTCTTTTCCTACCTTGACCTAGACGATGAGGTAATTGAACTGTCCATTACGCCAAACCGTGCGGATGCTCTGTCCATGCGTGGGGTAGCCCATGAAGTGGCAGCAATTTATGACAAAACTCCTCAGTTCAAAGAGTTTCCACTGGTCGAAGCAGACAAGCCAGCCAGCGATGTGATTGAGGTAGCGATTGAATCTGAAAAGGTTGCAACCTATCGTGCGCGCGTGATTGAAAACGTGACAATCGCACCGAGTCCTCAATGGTTACAAAATCTCCTGATGAATGCGGGAATTCGCCCAATTAACAATGTAGTGGATGTGACCAATTATATTCTCTTGTATTTTGGACAACCTATGCACGCCTTTGATTTGGATAAATTTGAAGGCCAAAAGATTGTGGCGCGTGATGCAAGAGACGGGGAAACCTTGGTCACTTTAGATGAAGTCGAGCGTGAATTGGTAGCAGATGATATTGTCATTTCCGTTGCTGATAAGGCGGTTGCCCTTGGTGGTGTCATGGGTGGCGCTGCAACTGAGATTGATCATCAATCGACAAATGTGGTGTTAGAAGCGGCACTTTTTGATGGAAAATCCATTCGGAAAACATCTGGTCGATTAAATCTCCGCTCGGAATCTTCTTCTCGTTTTGAAAAAGGAATCAACGTGGCTGATCTTGCAGCGGCTATGGATGCGGCAGCCAGCATGATTGCAACATTAGCAGGTGGTCAGGTTCTTTCAGGTGTTGTGTCTGCAGGAGAAGTAGAGACCAGTCCAGTAGCTGTTTCAGCCGACTTGGACTATGTCAATCGCTCTTTGGGAACTAGTCTTGTTTATAGCGATATTGCTGACATCTTCCGCCGTTTGGGTATGGAGATTACTGGTGATGATGCCAGCTTTACTGTCCAAGTTCCACGTCGCCGTTGGGATATTCGCATTCCAGCAGATTTGGTCGAAGAAATTGCACGGATCTATGGCTATGACAATCTTCCAACAACCTTGCCAAAAGAAGATGGAACAGCTGGTGAATTGACAAGGAGCCAAAAACTCCGCCGTCAGATACGTCAGATTGCTGAGGGGGTTGGGTTGAGTGAAATAATTACCTATGCACTGACAACTCCTGAAAAAGCAGCTGAATTTAGCTTGGCACCCACAAGCGTAACAGAATTGATGTGGCCAATGACAGTCGATCGTTCTGCTCTTCGTCAAAACATGATTTCAGGGATGTTAGAAACAGTAGCCTATAATGTAGCCCGTAAAAATAAAGACTTGGCCTTGTATGAAATCGGAAAAGTCTTTGAACAGACAGGTAATCCACATCAAGATTTGCCACAAGAAATCATGAAATTCGCTTTTGCTTTGACAGGATTAGTAGCAGAAAAAGATTTCCAAACTGCAGCAGTTCCAGTTGATTTCTTCCATGCTAAGGGAATTCTAGAAGCCCTATTTGCCAAGTATTCACTTGAGGTCAGCTATGTGGCAACTAGTAGCCTAGCAGCGCTTCATCCTGGACGAACTGCTCAGATTGAGCTAAATGGTCAGGTGATTGGTGTACTTGGACAGGTACATCCACAGCTTGCAAAAGAATATGGAATTCCTGAAACCTATGTGGCTGAAATCAGTATTGATGCCATTGAAGCAGCTCTTCAGCCAGCTAAGCCTTTCACAGAAATTTCAAAATTCCCAGCAGTTAGCCGTGATATTGCCCTCTTGGTAGATAGTGAGACGCAGCACCAAGCGATTCTTGATGCGATTTCGGCTGTAAATGTGAAGCGTTTGACGAAGGTAAGTCTTTTTGATATTTATACTGGTAGTAACATTGAAGCAGGTAAAAAATCCATGGCTTATAACTTGACCTTCCAAAATCCACAGGATAGCTTGACTGATGAGGAAGTGGCTAAGTATATGGAAAAAATCTTTGCAGCCCTTAGCCAATTAGGAGCAGAAATTAGGTAGGGCTATGGATCAAGCAACTATTCAGCAAAAATATTTCAGACAAGGCCGATTGGTGACCATTCCCAAAAAAGAACAAGCCAAATGGCAATTATTTCATTATTTTCAGCAGCAACTAGCCGAGCAAGGCCAACAGTTTACGGAAAAAGAAATCAATGATTTTTTCAAGACCTATTACGATGATACGGCTATTTTGCGGCGATACTTGGTTGATTATGGTTTTTTAGAGCGTGATTTGTATGGAAAAATCTATACGATAGGAGAGAGAAATGGTTATTTGGATGAGAGATAAGGAGACGATACTCCAGTAGAAGAGATTTCGTGTGTCTCTGTCCACTGAGTGGTGCTTGTCGAAGGTTTCTCATGCAACTATCTCGTGAAAATCGCGATAGGGAAATTATGCTTGATGATGAAAAATGTGAGATTGTGAACTTAAAAGACCACATGTCTATTGGTAGGGAGAAGAGCGCTATCCAATAGGTGAGCCAACAAAACTGGATTAAGAAAAAAACTTGGAGATTTCCAAGTTTTTTTCTTAATAGCCATTTTATCTATAATTAGTTATTTATTGCTATAAAATGGAGTAGGCTAAGTGAATCAAATAGAATACTTTTTCAGTAAATGAAATAGGTAATACTAAAAAAGGTCGTCCAAACTATCTAAGTAAGTTGCAAAATATTAACGTTGATTTTAATGGAGTATAAGTATTCATCTGCTCCCTTTTGTATTTTAAAAGCCATCAGTAAAGGATACTGGTGGCTTATTGTATATAGTCTTATTTCATCGTAGGGAATAGTAAGACGTCACGAATAGTAGTGGTGTCAGTTAGGAGCATGCAGAGGCGGTCGATTCCGATACCGAGTCCGCCTGTTGGGGGCATACCGTATTCAAGAGCTTCTACATAGTCGTAGTCAATGCCAGTGGCTTCATCATCTCCCAATTCTTTGGCTTTAGCTTGCGCCTTAAAGCGTTCCAATTGATCAATGGGATCATTCAACTCAGTAAAGGCATTTCCATACTCTTTGGTCATAATAAAGAGTTCAAAACGATCCGTGAAGCGGTCGTCTTCAGGATTTTTCTTAGCAAGTGGTGACACAGCCACAGGATGTCCATAGATAAAGGTTGGCTGGATAAGGGCATCTTCTACAAATTCTTCGAAGAAGGCGTTAATGATTTGACCAACTTCAGTATAATGTTTTTCAACTGGAACCTTATGTTCGTTTGCCACAGCTTTTGCTTCTTCAAAGGTCATCTCTTGCCAGAAATCAACACCCGTTTGTTCCTTAATCGCATCAACCATGTGAAGGCGTTTGAATGGCAGGTGGATATTGATTTCTGTTCCTTGATAAGTGATTGGTCCGTCTCCGACAACAGCTTTTGCAGTGTGTTGGATAATGCCTTCGGTCAAGTTCATGATATCAAGGAAGTCTGCATAGGCTTGGTAGACCTCGATGGATGTAAATTCAGGGTTGTGAGTAGCATCCATTCCTTCATTACGGAAGATCCGACCAATTTCATAGACACGTTCCATACCGCCGACAATCAAGCGTTTCAAATGTAATTCTGTTGCAATCCGTAGAACCATGTCAATATTTTGGGCATTGTGGTGGGTAATAAAAGGTCGGGCAGCAGCACCACCAGCTTCATTGTGAAGGACAGGGGTTTCGACTTCCAAGAAACCAAGTCCGTCAAGGTAACGGCGGATTTCTGAGATAATCTTGCTACGAGTGACAAAGCGGTCAAAACTTTCACGGTTTGAAATCAAGTCTAAGTAGCGTTTGCGGTAAATAGTTTCGGTATCCGTTAAGCCGTGGAATTTTTCTGGTAATGGGCGAAGGGCTTTTGACAAGTGGGTTAATCTGCGGGCATGAATGGACAATTCACCCATATTGGTCCGCATGATGTCTCCCTCGACCCCGATAAAGTCTCCGAGGTCAGCCTTATTGAAGAGTTCATAGTTTTCTTCACCGACATCATCTTTACGGACATAGATTTGGATTTGACCTTCGCGGTCTTGGATGTGGGCAAAGCCTGCTTTTCCTTTTCCACGTTTTGTCATCATACGTCCTGCAATAACAGCAGTAGCACCCAATTCAGCCAAATCTTCCTTGCTTTTATCTTCGTATTGTGCTTTTAATTCTGCTGAATTAGCTGTGCGTTCAAATCGTTTTCCGAATGGATCAATCCCTTTTTCGCTAAGAGCTGCCATTTTTTCACGGCGAACGAGTTGCTGGTCATTTAATTCTTCAAAATGTTCATTTGACATAGTTGTTTCATTCCTCCAAAGTCTATCTCATTCATTCTAGCATAAAACCAAAAAAAAATCAGCTAGGATAGCTAATTTTTTCTATTATATACATGATTTTAACGGGTTTATCTAGTCAGCTTTGGTAATCAAATCTGCAAATTCTGCTCCGACAAAATCAGCTAATGCTTGGCTATCCATTCGAATAGAGCGGCCAAGTTCTCCAGCTGAGACGATGATTTGTCCCAATTCTAAGGCGGATTGATCGATATAGATTGGAAAACGATGCTTCTGGCGAATACCAACAGGATTGTTGGCACCGTGGACATAGCCGGTTGTTTTTTCCAAATCTTTTTGGGGAATCATGCTGACTTTTTTATTACCAGAAATCTTAGCTAATGCCTTTTCTGATAGGTGTTCTGTAATAGGAACGATGCCGATAACGGGGCCTGTCTTATCACCGATTAAGGCAAGTGTTTTGTAAATCTGATGTTTTTCCACACCTTCTGGTAGTTTGCCTTCAAGTGCGTTGATTTCAAGACTATCATGGTCAAGCCCTGCCTTATCTAAAATTTGGTCCACCAAGGTTTTTTTGCGTTTCTTTTGCTTGGCCATTACTTGTATTTTTCCTCCAGTTTACTCATCCAAAGACCTAGCCAAATCCCCAATCCAAAGAGAAGTAGGGCCAGAAACCAGGTTCCAATGCCTGCGCCAGCGTAGGAAATGGACTCTTCATTTCCAGCTTGGGGAATGAGAATTAGGACAGTGCTAGACAAAACAATTCCAATGATGAAGTGATACACTCGGGAATGGTAATATTTGAGAGCCAAGTCCATAGCTTTTGAAAAGGCAAGCATGGCAAGGACACCGCCGATTGCAATGGGTAAGAAGGTGCCAATCAAATCAAGTGATTTAAAGCCATTGAGCATAGGAGCATAAATTCCTAAAATGAGGAGAAGATTGGAAGGGCTGAGCCCAGGCACCAAAATCCCTAAGGCAATCAAGGCTCCTGCCAAAACAAAGCTAGCAAAAGTAGCTGGTAAGGTTCCTACTAAATCATTGAGGAAATAAAGCAGCAAACCAGATAGGAGAAAGGTTCCGCACAGCCAAGCGAGATCAGCCATATCCCGTTTACTATGCTGGGTAGATTCTTTGACGAGACTCGGGATTGTTCCGACAATAGCTCCCGCAAATCCCCATAAGACGATGACTTGATAGTGTTCCAAGAGGTATTCGACGGGATAGGAGAAGAGGGCGATTCCTAAAATTCCTCCAATTCCTACTGGAATGAAGAAGAGGACATTTTCAATAAAATTCTCGCGAATATGAGCAAGAAAACGAATCATCCGTTCATAGATTCCCAAAATGGCTGCCAATACACCTCCTGATACACCAGGTAAGATAAAACCAAGGGCAATAATCATTCCCTTTACAACTCTTGCAATAAAAGATGTCATTATTTCCTCCATAAAAAAATAAGGTATAATAGATCCAACTAAAACGTAAAACGTTCAAAACGATACTATTATACCATATTTTGTGAGAGAGGGCAGGCCCTTATTTATTTGGCAAGAAAAAACGTGGATTGGCAGGTATGAGAATACCCAAGACAAGTAGGACAACAAAGAGGGTCAGTCCACCTGCTGTTCCGTTAACGGTGAAGGAATACCAGTAAGCAGACATGCCTTCAGGAGCATAACTACCCCAAAAGATAACACCAGCAATGTAGTGAATCACGTAGCGAACAAGGATAGCAAGACTAGCAGCTAGAAAGGCTTGTACGAGCGCTTTTGTGTACTCTTTTGTTCTTAATGCTGTTTGGAAACTAGGTGCTAGGTAGCCTGCTAGTCCCATTGCGACAAAGGCAAGAATGTATTCCAAAAAGACTTGAGAGAAGGAAAGATAGTAGACCTTGCCAAGGACAAAGTGGAGCAACCCCCAAATCAGACCTGCCAAGAGACCGTATTTTGCGCCTCTTCGTAAAGAGAATAGTATTAAAGGAATAGCGCCAAAGGATGGATTAAACCAGCCGATAAAGTCAGGAATAAAGGATAAGACCATAGCAAGAGCTGCAAAGAGGGCGACTTCAACAAGGGCATTGAGATTTTTGGACATAAAGAAAGACTCCTTTAAATCACAAAAGGAGTCTTGGTCTTCGATAATACGAGTGAAAACTAAGTATATTTCAAACACAATTCCTACGCTAGTGTTAACTAGATCAGGTTCGAGGATTTCGCAAATGCGATCTCAGCCGAAGCACTCCTTTGTGATAGTTATTTAATGTACTTGTAGTATAACACATTACTGTGGATTTGTAAATAATTTTTGATAGACTTCGTTTGGTTCTTTTTGAGTAGTAATCAAATTCAAATCCAAATGATGGGCAAAGCCGCTAAGTGCTCCTACAGATGTATATTGGTGTAAGTCATAGTCTAAATCAGTCGCAGGAGCAGCATTGTAGTAGCCAGAGTTTGTTCCATAAGTCGGAATCCAAAGGGCAGTAAATTTATCGACGGAAATGCTATGCTCTGCCATAAAATAGGTTCCAACATAGATACCAATGTTTTTAGCGCCCAAGTCCTCTAATTCCTGACGAAAGGCTTCGACCCCGGCATTCATATCCTCCATGGTCTTTTCTTCGACATCAAGCCAATAGTAGGTAGGGTTGTATTTGTAAGAGGCCTCATAGAAAGATTTCGCTTCTTTCTTCATCGACTCGATACTATTTCCGGTGACATAGGCATAGACAGCTACGGGAATCCCACGCTCTTGAAATTCCTTTATGTGAGTCTGGTAATGTTTATCCAAGCCATTTTTATCGGAGGCATTGTTATCCTTTCGGGTGTGAGAACCGCTCTGTACTCGGATAATAGCACCAGAAATATTAGCAGAAAGGACATCATAATCAATATCAGATGGCCTCTGCCAGCCGGATACGTCAACGATTGGCTTCATCTCCAA
Protein-coding sequences here:
- a CDS encoding DUF368 domain-containing protein, which codes for MTSFIARVVKGMIIALGFILPGVSGGVLAAILGIYERMIRFLAHIRENFIENVLFFIPVGIGGILGIALFSYPVEYLLEHYQVIVLWGFAGAIVGTIPSLVKESTQHSKRDMADLAWLCGTFLLSGLLLYFLNDLVGTLPATFASFVLAGALIALGILVPGLSPSNLLLILGIYAPMLNGFKSLDLIGTFLPIAIGGVLAMLAFSKAMDLALKYYHSRVYHFIIGIVLSSTVLILIPQAGNEESISYAGAGIGTWFLALLLFGLGIWLGLWMSKLEEKYK
- a CDS encoding glycoside hydrolase family 3 protein; translation: MAKIVDLRKKPYQLSDDQIEWVESTLGGLTDEEKIGQLFVNLFFFGGDAFSGNTLTNQEIIEKYHIGGARYMNGSPEQVQGLINELQSYSKVPLLVAANCDSGGDGAVKGGTYISSGAQSEASRDTRVPYLAGLVSAREETALGVNVNFDPCVDILKNWRNTIVNTRAYGTTAEDVITYTSAYLDGLTAERDVIQCIKHFPGDGTEERDQHLVLGVNELSPEEWEASFGQVYRHHIERGVEMIMAGHIALPHYQQQLNPNLKDEDILPATLAPELIDGLLKTNLDFNGLVITDASHMLGMTAAMRREDYVPGAIAAGCDMFLFFNDMDEDFQFMLNGYRKGIISEERLNDAVRRILGLKAKLNLHVKQAEGTLLKTAEDLAVIGCEEHLAWQREAADKAITLLKDTQKNLPISPVTHRRIRLYYLEGEKGGIMAASDEVVETIKAALERRGYEVTVNDGNSRIKGSTLGYREEVDLALTIANVVGYGAQNNYRIQWKTAMANEVPWYVHEVPTVFVSLNYTTHLHDVTMVKTAINAYHHNANTIEALIDKLEGKADFQGLPNEHVWAKKWQAKL
- a CDS encoding HAD family hydrolase, which gives rise to MKEEYIFCIDSDGCAMDTMTYKHQLFFGPLAADVFEIEDRKSFLAEWNRVNLYSRTRGINRFVGLVEGLKYAGVTGIESLINWVETTSSLSNSSLEEAIKIDQSKDLVKALEWSLQVNQAIKNYSGPVAAFPGVREVLGLLSKYGKVFVVSSANKEAVEEEWQAQGLLEFVDDLYCQDRGKKEDVIAALVEQGYVQDHILMIGDSPGDLAAATQNGVHFYPILVGKEAASWEGLKQTHSQKLLKNEWTKELEAELVGQFWKNLGS
- the pheT gene encoding phenylalanine--tRNA ligase subunit beta; the encoded protein is MLVSYKWLKELVDIDVPSKELAEKMSTTGIEVEGVTSPADGLSKIVVGEILSCEDVPDTHLHVCQVDVGEEAPRQIVCGAPNVRAGIKVMVALPGARIADNYKIKKGKIRGLESLGMICSLGELGISDSVIPKEFADGIQILPADAVNGDEVFSYLDLDDEVIELSITPNRADALSMRGVAHEVAAIYDKTPQFKEFPLVEADKPASDVIEVAIESEKVATYRARVIENVTIAPSPQWLQNLLMNAGIRPINNVVDVTNYILLYFGQPMHAFDLDKFEGQKIVARDARDGETLVTLDEVERELVADDIVISVADKAVALGGVMGGAATEIDHQSTNVVLEAALFDGKSIRKTSGRLNLRSESSSRFEKGINVADLAAAMDAAASMIATLAGGQVLSGVVSAGEVETSPVAVSADLDYVNRSLGTSLVYSDIADIFRRLGMEITGDDASFTVQVPRRRWDIRIPADLVEEIARIYGYDNLPTTLPKEDGTAGELTRSQKLRRQIRQIAEGVGLSEIITYALTTPEKAAEFSLAPTSVTELMWPMTVDRSALRQNMISGMLETVAYNVARKNKDLALYEIGKVFEQTGNPHQDLPQEIMKFAFALTGLVAEKDFQTAAVPVDFFHAKGILEALFAKYSLEVSYVATSSLAALHPGRTAQIELNGQVIGVLGQVHPQLAKEYGIPETYVAEISIDAIEAALQPAKPFTEISKFPAVSRDIALLVDSETQHQAILDAISAVNVKRLTKVSLFDIYTGSNIEAGKKSMAYNLTFQNPQDSLTDEEVAKYMEKIFAALSQLGAEIR
- a CDS encoding DUF2087 domain-containing protein, which translates into the protein MDQATIQQKYFRQGRLVTIPKKEQAKWQLFHYFQQQLAEQGQQFTEKEINDFFKTYYDDTAILRRYLVDYGFLERDLYGKIYTIGERNGYLDER
- the pheS gene encoding phenylalanine--tRNA ligase subunit alpha, which gives rise to MSTIEQQLAELRQSTLDELKKIRYENAKELQDLRVAVLGKKGSLTDLLKGLKDLSNDMKPIIGKQVNEVRDVLTKAFEETAVLVEAEKIKAQLAQESIDVTLPGRSVKQGYRHVLTQTSEEIEDIFLGMGFQIVDGFEVEKDYYNFERMNLPKDHPARDMQDTFYITEEILMRTHTSPVQARTMDQHDFSKGALKMISPGRVFRRDTDDATHSHQFHQIEGLVVGKNVSMGDLKGTLEMIIKKMFGEDRQIRLRPSYFPFTEPSVEVDVSCFKCGGDGCNVCKKTGWIEILGAGMVHPHVLEMSGIDPTEYSGFAFGLGQERIAMLRYGINDIRGFYQGDSRFSEQFK
- the thiT gene encoding energy-coupled thiamine transporter ThiT, encoding MSKNLNALVEVALFAALAMVLSFIPDFIGWFNPSFGAIPLILFSLRRGAKYGLLAGLIWGLLHFVLGKVYYLSFSQVFLEYILAFVAMGLAGYLAPSFQTALRTKEYTKALVQAFLAASLAILVRYVIHYIAGVIFWGSYAPEGMSAYWYSFTVNGTAGGLTLFVVLLVLGILIPANPRFFLPNK
- the lysS gene encoding lysine--tRNA ligase, which encodes MSNEHFEELNDQQLVRREKMAALSEKGIDPFGKRFERTANSAELKAQYEDKSKEDLAELGATAVIAGRMMTKRGKGKAGFAHIQDREGQIQIYVRKDDVGEENYELFNKADLGDFIGVEGDIMRTNMGELSIHARRLTHLSKALRPLPEKFHGLTDTETIYRKRYLDLISNRESFDRFVTRSKIISEIRRYLDGLGFLEVETPVLHNEAGGAAARPFITHHNAQNIDMVLRIATELHLKRLIVGGMERVYEIGRIFRNEGMDATHNPEFTSIEVYQAYADFLDIMNLTEGIIQHTAKAVVGDGPITYQGTEINIHLPFKRLHMVDAIKEQTGVDFWQEMTFEEAKAVANEHKVPVEKHYTEVGQIINAFFEEFVEDALIQPTFIYGHPVAVSPLAKKNPEDDRFTDRFELFIMTKEYGNAFTELNDPIDQLERFKAQAKAKELGDDEATGIDYDYVEALEYGMPPTGGLGIGIDRLCMLLTDTTTIRDVLLFPTMK
- a CDS encoding aminoacyl-tRNA deacylase, giving the protein MAKQKKRKKTLVDQILDKAGLDHDSLEINALEGKLPEGVEKHQIYKTLALIGDKTGPVIGIVPITEHLSEKALAKISGNKKVSMIPQKDLEKTTGYVHGANNPVGIRQKHRFPIYIDQSALELGQIIVSAGELGRSIRMDSQALADFVGAEFADLITKAD